One genomic window of Leptotrichia shahii includes the following:
- the dapA gene encoding 4-hydroxy-tetrahydrodipicolinate synthase, which produces MKFEGSYVALITPFKNNGTELDEDKLRELVNYHIENGTAGIVPCGTTGEAPTLTFAEHEKVIKIVVEEVKGRIQVIAGAGSNNTTRAVELTKYAKELGADAALSTCPYYNKPSQRGLYEHYKTIAQEAKFPVMLYNVPGRTGTNIEAETIAKLAELPEIVAVKEATGSLEQMIKIQDLCGDKIEILSGEDHLILPMLSIGAKGVVSVVANIMPQEMSDLISSFLNKNFDKAFELHTKLYDVSRNMFVEGNPVTVKAAMKILGKLDNDIVRLPLVAAEADTYGKLTKVFKEKGIF; this is translated from the coding sequence ATGAAATTTGAAGGATCTTACGTAGCTTTAATTACGCCGTTTAAAAATAATGGAACGGAATTAGATGAAGATAAATTGAGAGAACTGGTAAATTATCACATTGAAAATGGAACAGCTGGAATTGTACCTTGTGGAACGACTGGAGAAGCTCCAACACTAACATTTGCAGAACATGAAAAAGTGATAAAAATAGTTGTAGAAGAAGTGAAAGGAAGAATACAAGTAATTGCAGGAGCAGGTTCAAATAATACAACGAGAGCAGTAGAATTGACAAAATATGCAAAAGAACTAGGAGCAGATGCAGCATTAAGCACTTGCCCGTATTACAACAAACCTAGCCAAAGAGGACTTTACGAACATTATAAAACAATTGCGCAAGAGGCAAAATTTCCGGTAATGCTTTATAATGTGCCGGGAAGAACAGGAACAAACATTGAAGCGGAAACTATTGCAAAATTGGCTGAACTGCCTGAAATTGTGGCTGTAAAGGAAGCAACAGGAAGTTTGGAACAAATGATAAAAATCCAAGATTTATGTGGAGATAAAATTGAAATCTTGTCAGGAGAAGATCATCTAATCTTGCCAATGCTTTCGATTGGAGCAAAAGGAGTAGTTTCAGTAGTTGCTAATATAATGCCACAGGAAATGAGCGACTTGATTAGTTCATTCTTAAACAAAAATTTTGACAAGGCATTTGAACTTCATACGAAATTATACGATGTAAGCAGAAATATGTTTGTTGAAGGGAATCCTGTGACTGTAAAGGCAGCTATGAAAATACTTGGAAAATTGGATAATGATATAGTGCGATTGCCATTGGTTGCAGCTGAAGCGGATACCTACGGGAAATTAACTAAAGTATTTAAAGAAAAAGGGATTTTTTAA
- a CDS encoding alpha/beta hydrolase-fold protein: MIKNIVIGLLGIASLSFAGNIKNVEAITEVFGDGEKLSAVVLTYDKEIVGNSVSVSDYKVEGREIEKVYVSKQNERNEKKSKNGKYVILELKRLPMVAQASDHSKEEMEKKKATGQKGPTLGGKGDAKPLKTITAEVTQTGSVKTVNGKVYNSEEKQVSTKTRQLIIEDFKQFVFTEKDGKTLKYNLYIPKNYDPSKKYPMVVFMHDAGAVSSETKYTLSQGNGATVWASPEWQENHPSFVLAPQYEVVTVNDNYEYGPELDRTVELINSLTGKYSIDKDRIYNTGQSMGGMSSISLDSRYPDLFGGSYIVASKWDVNVTEPMKNQNIWFVASEGDPGAYPSLTEISDYLEKNGAKVQRMIVDAEQNQDEVNKEVQSKIENGYNIYYTVYKNGNHRYTWQHAYDMKPVMEWLFKQKRNSSRVK; the protein is encoded by the coding sequence ATGATAAAAAATATAGTAATAGGATTATTAGGAATTGCAAGTTTGTCTTTTGCAGGTAATATTAAAAATGTGGAAGCGATAACAGAAGTGTTTGGAGATGGAGAAAAATTATCAGCAGTTGTGCTTACATACGATAAAGAAATTGTTGGGAATTCAGTTTCTGTTTCAGATTATAAAGTAGAAGGCAGAGAAATTGAAAAAGTATATGTAAGTAAACAAAATGAAAGAAATGAGAAAAAATCAAAAAATGGAAAATATGTAATTTTGGAATTGAAAAGACTTCCGATGGTAGCTCAGGCAAGCGACCATTCTAAAGAAGAAATGGAAAAGAAAAAAGCAACAGGACAAAAAGGACCGACATTGGGTGGAAAAGGCGATGCAAAACCTTTAAAAACAATTACAGCAGAAGTAACTCAAACAGGAAGTGTAAAAACTGTAAATGGAAAAGTTTACAATTCTGAGGAAAAACAAGTTTCAACAAAAACAAGACAATTAATAATAGAAGACTTCAAGCAATTTGTATTTACTGAAAAAGATGGGAAGACTTTGAAATATAATTTGTATATTCCTAAAAATTATGACCCATCTAAAAAATATCCGATGGTAGTATTTATGCATGATGCAGGAGCTGTATCTTCTGAAACTAAGTACACACTAAGTCAAGGAAATGGTGCTACAGTTTGGGCAAGTCCTGAATGGCAGGAAAACCATCCTAGTTTTGTATTAGCACCGCAATATGAAGTAGTAACGGTAAATGATAATTATGAATATGGTCCTGAACTGGACAGAACAGTTGAATTGATAAACAGTTTAACTGGAAAATATTCAATAGATAAAGACAGAATTTACAATACAGGACAATCAATGGGTGGAATGTCTTCTATTTCATTGGATTCAAGATATCCTGATTTATTTGGTGGTTCGTATATTGTTGCAAGTAAATGGGACGTAAATGTAACAGAACCAATGAAAAATCAAAATATATGGTTTGTTGCGTCAGAAGGAGATCCCGGAGCTTATCCAAGTTTGACTGAAATATCAGATTATTTGGAAAAAAATGGTGCAAAAGTTCAAAGAATGATAGTTGATGCAGAACAAAATCAAGATGAAGTAAATAAAGAAGTTCAAAGTAAAATAGAAAATGGATATAATATTTATTACACGGTTTACAAAAATGGAAATCATCGTTATACCTGGCAGCATGCATACGATATGAAACCTGTCATGGAATGGCTATTCAAACAGAAAAGAAATTCTTCAAGAGTGAAATAA